In Salarias fasciatus chromosome 20, fSalaFa1.1, whole genome shotgun sequence, a single window of DNA contains:
- the LOC115407846 gene encoding tumor necrosis factor receptor superfamily member 25, with amino-acid sequence MSLNVPLIQSWLPNIMDYMLVFHLMFGIISGGHIHTVMPERTNDSQKCYATCPAGYYKRGLCGGSAGNYSCERCGEGTYTAIENSEEQCHRCSSCNSFEVQAEECVSDRDTKCVCKDGYYKNSSEAKECYPCKNVSTDGREKWEIFQKECLVHSDCKRKCEGSFTSPNTTATTILTAVSPTSSQEKDNLVVWLLAVVAAVLVVVVWLLLLFTKNMLRKDGCCLCWTAQKNLAVEDPKCKEQLSHQDSSLTTLTIKVCEETPMMPLNQSPTHPALTSRPLPDTDHTVSRPEELSDRWPAIVLYTIIKAVPLRRWKEFLRLLSVADQDMERVELEAGPGQGFTERQYQMLRLWSQRSSASMGEVFSTLHYMNLSGCAQLLQESLEKLPRRCETKQDSLTCEGPTDCGSNGAMQGKNGINIESLK; translated from the exons ATGTCTCTGAATGTACCACTTATTCAAAGTTGGCTGCCTAACATCATGGATTATATGTTG gTTTTCCATCTGATGTTTGGCATCATCTCCGGTGGACATATTCACACAGTGATGCCAGAACGAACTAACGATTCCCAAAAATGTTACGCTACATGCCCAGCTG GGTACTACAAACGTGGTCTTTGCGGTGGCTCAGCTGGGAATTATTCATGTGAAAGATGCGGCGAAGGGACATACACAGCAATAGAAAACTCTGAAGAACAATGCCATAGGTGTTCGTCATGTAACT cgTTTGAAGTTCAAGCAGAAGAGTGCGTCTCTGACAGAGACACAAAATGTGTCTGTAAAGATGGAtattacaaaaacagcagtgaagcCAAAGAATGTTATCCTTGCAAAA acgTTTCTACGGATGGACGCGAGAAGTGGGAGATCTTTCA aaaaGAGTGTCTGGTCCATTCAGATTGCAAGAGGAAGTGTGAAGGATCTTTCACTTCACCCAACACCACAGCGACCACTATACTCACAGCAGTATCTCCAACAAGCAGTCAAGAAA AGGACAACCTGGTGGTGTGGCTGCTGGCCGTGGTGGCGGCAGTGCTGGTGGTGGTCGTTtggctcctgctgctcttcacaaaGAACATGCTCCGAAAGGAcggctgctgtctctgctggacTGCACAGAAGAATTTGGCTGTTGAGGACCCCAAGTGCAAAG AACAACTCAGTCATCAAGACAGCAGCCTGACCACGCTG ACAATTAAGGTATGTGAGgaaactcccatgatgcctcTCAATCAAAGTCCAACCCATCCGGCCCTCACAAGTCGTCCGTTACCAGACACTGATCACACAG tTTCCAGACCTGAAGAGCTGTCCGATCGCTGGCCGGCCATCGTCCTCTATACCATCATCAAGGCGGTGCCTCTGCGCCGGTGGAAGGAGTTCCTGCGGCTGCTCTCTGTGGCGGACCAAGACATGGAGCgagtggagctggaggctggcCCGGGTCAGGGATTCACGGAGAGGCAGTACCAGATGCTGAGGCTGTGGAGCCAGCGCTCGTCTGCGAGCATGGGAGAGGTTTTCTCCACCTTGCACTACATGAATCTGTCCGGCTGcgcccagctgctgcaggagagccTGGAGAAACTGCCGCGGAGATGTGAGACAAAGCAAGATTCACTGACCTGCGAGGGTCCGACAGACTGCGGTTCAAATGGAGCAATGCAGGGCAAGAATGGCATAAACATTGAATCCCTCAAGTAG
- the ttc34 gene encoding tetratricopeptide repeat protein 34, with translation MTGKFGDSMEVYSALLHHSEEKSESTLDEQFQDAAERRARLFTCRAAACFSAGGKGAEECGDLEKAFEIHPATARTYFQKLFTDHGTGFTARNHLRRQAERGLSGYRERVLLRDDLRSIEGVELLDPVITQLRTLCLLEPDGGGRELRVRLADCLLLRGEHREALSICSQLAAAQGQQSYQNTVQVLRGYARLLSNDHGGALEDFQAVIEHNTPHPSSCVRALCGRGLLRMMGGSNYLTALDYVTASRLHPQETALTVRCLVPWNYRGLLFTVLLEQGRVMLEGTGENESMPLSTENSQQSPREEQQQAPAKTHNHRSGTPAGVQSLAALLMELQPTTDGPRILAADALYQLGRVEEAYRLLLSIGPSNPRAPILARLAMLQLHRGFLYDSNQLLKKLILCGDTSCLRPLLAVAQQKDRALLQGHCHSVAKRILDGSREESVVREAVAYLSIAIMATGGKAVDSLLERARCYALLGQRKTAIFDFSAILKEHPKHIQALCGRGFTYLMLNLQKECIRDILAALQINTDVVTKDILSLKDRAQKLICEWLHQFCRSSLSDAVVASAVPCHEEQLREAFIIGGALMRTDRRDPRWHLLYVDILLAKGDVKAAGAHLCQIFGQDPRDAVAQARLGVVEAWQKNYCSAARRLSKLTEKDSSSLGFLLALIPFNHKKCMAQAAAQEASSVSSEGHWDQALALLTVSVQAMGHQKMQYLRQRAACLGQLGLHERATADLDRIIQRHGGTDARSSDEPRIWAEDLCRRGRSLALCSREGAAVEDFTRALELHRDRALQCMEAGLGRLHVAECFLRGALQHYGEQQLSKAWTLIECGLLVDSENSELRRLRAKVKREVASPCNVN, from the exons ATGACTGGTAAGTTTGGGGACAGTATGGAGGTGTACTCTGCTCTCTTGCATCACAGTGAAGAAAAGTCAGAAAGTACTTTGGATGAGCAATTCCAAGACGCCGCTGAGAGGAGAGCGCGACTCTTCACCTGTCGGGCAGCCGCCTGCTTCTCCGCAGGCGGAAAAGGTGCGGAGGAGTGCGGAGATCTGGAAAAAGCATTCGAGATCCACCCCGCCACCGCACGGACTTACTTCCAAAAACTCTTCACAGATCACGGCACTGGGTTTACCGCTCGCAACCATCTCCGGCGGCAGGCCGAGCGAGGCCTGTCGGGTTACAGGGAGCGGGTTCTCCTCCGTGACGACCTGCGGTCCATTGAAGGAGTCGAGCTTCTGGACCCGGTCATCACTCAGCTGCGCACCCTGTGTCTCCTGGAGCCTGACGGGGGAGGCAGAGAGCTGCGGGTGCGACTGgctgactgtctgcttctgcgAGGGGAGCACAGAGAGGCCCTGTCTATCTGCAGCCAGCTCGCTGCTGCACAAGGTCAGCAGAGCTATCAGAACACCGTCCAGGTTCTCCGCGGATACGCCCGACTTCTTTCTAATGACCACGGCGGGGCGTTGGAAGACTTCCAGGCTGTGATCGAACACAACACCCCACACCCGTCCAGCTGTGTGAGGGCCCTGTGTGGCAGGGGGCTCCTCCGCATGATGGGGGGCTCGAACTACCTCACCGCTCTGGACTATGTGACGGCCAGCAGGCTCCATCCTCAGGAAACGGCGCTGACCGTCCGCTGCTTGGTGCCGTGGAACTACCGGGGATTGCTGTTCACTGTTCTGCTGGAGCAGGGACGAGTCATGCTGGAGGGGACCGGGGAGAACGAATCCATGCCCCTGTCCACAGAAAACTCCCAGCAGTCCCCacgggaggagcagcagcaggctccagcaaagacacacaaccacagatcagg GACTCCTGCCGGTGTCCAGTCATTGGCTGCACTGCTGATGGAGCTCCAGCCCACCACTGATGGGCCCCGGATCCTGGCAGCAGACGCCCTGTACCAGCTTggccgggtggaggaggcaTACCGGCTGCTTCTTTCCATCGGGCCCTCCAATCCTCGCGCCCCGATCCTGGCTCGCCTCGCCATGCTGCAGCTACACAGAGGCTTTCTTTACGACAGCAACCAG CTGCTGAAAAAGCTCATCCTGTGTGGAGACACCAGCTGCTTGCGCCCCCTGTTGGCAGTGGCTCAACAGAAGGACCGCGCTCTGCTGCAGGGACACTGCCACTCTGTAGCCAAACGCATCCTGGacggcagcagagaggagagcgttGTCAGGGAGGCTGTGGCTTATCTCTCCATCGCTATCATGGCCACTG GTGGAAAGGCCGTGGACTCCCTGCTGGAGAGGGCCAGGTGTTACGCTCTGCTGGGCCAACGAAAGACTGCCATATTTGATTTCAGTGCCATTCTGAAGGAGCATCCCAAACACATCCAAGCCCTCTGTGGACGAGGATTCACCTATTTAATGCTGAATCTACAAAAG GAGTGCATTCGTGATATCTTGGCAGCGCTTCAGATCAACACTGACGTGGTGACCAAAGACATCCTGTCTCTGAAGGACAGGGCTCAGAAGCTGATCTGTGAATGGCTGCATCAGTTCTGTCGCTCCAGTCTGTCGGATGCTGTGGTCGCCAGTGCGGTTCCCTGCCAtgaggagcagctcagagaggcttTTATAATTGGTGGAGCTCTGATGAGGACCGACCGCAGAGACCCCAGATGGCATCTTCTCTATGTGGACATCCTCCTGGCTAAAG GTGACGTGAAGGCGGCAGGAGCTCATCTGTGCCAGATATTTGGCCAAGATCCAAGAGATGCGGTGGCTCAGGCCCGGCTGGGTGTGGTGGAAGCCTGGCAGAAGAACTACTGCAGCGCAGCTCGCAGGCTCAGCAAACTGACTGAGAAAGATTCATCCAGCCTAGGCTTCTTGCTGGCCCTGATCCCATTTAATCACAAAAAATGCATGGCACAG GCAGCAGCACAGGAGGCCAGCAGCGTTTCGTCTGAAGGTCACTGGGATCAGGCTCTCGCGCTCCTGACTGTCTCGGTACAGGCGATGGGCCATCAGAAAATGCAGTATCTCCGCCAGCGGGCCGCCTGCCTCGGACAGCTGGGCTTGCATGAGCGGGCCACAGCAGACCTGGACAGAATCATCCAGAGACACGGAGGGACTGACGCTCGCTCTTCCGACGAGCCCCGGATCTGGGCGGAGGACCTGTGTCGACGAGGCCGAAGCCTGGCGCTGTGCTCCAGGGAGGGAGCAGCCGTGGAGGACTTCACCAGAGCCCTGGAGCTCCACAGGGACCGGGCCCTTCAGTGCATGGAGGCTGGCCTTGGGAGGCTGCATGTGGCCGAGTGCTTCCTACGGGGGGCGCTGCAGCACTATGGGGAGCAGCAGCTCAGTAAAGCTTGGACCTTGATTGAATGCGGCCTCCTTGTGGACAG